Proteins from a single region of Candidatus Wallbacteria bacterium:
- a CDS encoding HAMP domain-containing protein, protein METKNRRSRFVIKKGLQFRYMGVILLTMLFLTMIACWTIYFTIWSRLATGDLKSAADLSKIFEMINGELLIRIPLFALLLALASLFISHRIAGPIYRFEVSAKTIANGDLTLRVKLRKGDELQHLAECFNLMAENLENLVITDRQTIKQIICVIKELPMELTRNDFPENKKKEVMDNLIKIVDDLKTITRSFKIQDGGILEGDDAAESQEQPAPENPQHEA, encoded by the coding sequence ATGGAGACGAAAAACAGGAGATCCAGGTTTGTAATCAAGAAGGGGCTTCAATTCAGATACATGGGTGTGATTCTGCTCACCATGCTCTTTCTGACCATGATCGCCTGCTGGACCATCTATTTCACCATCTGGTCGAGGCTCGCCACCGGGGATCTCAAATCCGCGGCCGACCTTTCCAAGATCTTTGAAATGATCAATGGTGAACTGCTGATCAGGATTCCATTGTTCGCGCTGCTGCTGGCCCTTGCCTCCCTCTTCATTTCCCACCGCATCGCCGGTCCGATCTACAGATTCGAAGTATCAGCCAAGACCATCGCGAACGGTGACCTCACCCTCAGAGTAAAACTGAGAAAGGGCGACGAACTGCAGCATCTGGCAGAATGTTTCAACCTGATGGCCGAAAATCTGGAAAATCTGGTAATCACCGACCGCCAGACTATCAAGCAGATCATCTGCGTGATCAAGGAACTGCCCATGGAACTTACCCGCAACGATTTCCCGGAGAATAAGAAAAAGGAAGTGATGGACAACCTTATCAAGATAGTTGATGACCTCAAGACCATCACCAGGTCTTTCAAGATCCAGGACGGAGGCATTCTCGAAGGTGATGATGCTGCAGAAAGCCAGGAACAGCCCGCCCCTGAAAACCCGCAACATGAAGCCTAA
- a CDS encoding bifunctional 3,4-dihydroxy-2-butanone-4-phosphate synthase/GTP cyclohydrolase II encodes MAKNSHIHGVPEIIEDVQAGKLVIIVDDEDRENEGDLMCAAQFATPEIINFMALHARGLICSPLSPERVERLRLPQMTPENSSPLKTAFTVSVEAREGVSTGISAGDRSVTIRKLSQADSSPEDFVRPGHVFPLAAKQGGVLIRAGQTEASVDLCRMAGLEPAAAICEIMNQDGSMARMPDLEIFAEKHGIKILTIEELIRYRLSRECVVSVGDEAELPTQFGTFRLIGFQVNHKDEHHLALVMGSWNLEDPVLVRVHSECLTGDSLGSLRCDCGAQLNYALSEIGRAGRGVLVYLRQEGRGIGLLNKIRAYCLQDKGMDTVQANLELGFKADGRDYGTGAQILRSLCVHKLRLLTNNPRKIVGLKAYGLEIVETLPIKVGESKFNREYLKTKKEKLGHYL; translated from the coding sequence ATGGCAAAAAATTCACATATACACGGAGTTCCGGAAATCATCGAAGATGTCCAGGCCGGGAAACTGGTGATCATCGTCGACGATGAAGACAGGGAAAACGAAGGTGACCTGATGTGCGCGGCACAGTTCGCCACACCTGAGATCATAAACTTCATGGCATTGCATGCCAGAGGCCTGATCTGTTCCCCTCTCTCGCCGGAGCGAGTGGAACGCCTGCGTCTCCCGCAGATGACCCCTGAAAATTCTTCCCCGCTGAAAACTGCTTTTACTGTTTCTGTGGAAGCGAGGGAAGGGGTTTCCACCGGGATTTCCGCCGGCGACCGCTCGGTCACGATCAGGAAACTTTCCCAGGCTGATTCCTCTCCTGAAGATTTCGTGCGGCCCGGGCATGTATTCCCGCTGGCGGCGAAACAGGGCGGAGTGCTGATCCGTGCCGGGCAGACCGAAGCATCTGTCGATCTCTGCCGGATGGCCGGACTGGAACCGGCTGCCGCCATCTGCGAGATAATGAATCAGGACGGCAGCATGGCTCGAATGCCGGATCTGGAGATTTTTGCGGAAAAACACGGGATCAAGATCCTGACAATTGAAGAACTGATCCGCTACAGGCTCTCCAGGGAATGTGTTGTCAGCGTGGGGGATGAAGCCGAACTTCCGACTCAATTCGGAACATTCCGCCTGATCGGATTCCAGGTGAACCACAAAGATGAGCATCATCTGGCGCTGGTAATGGGGTCCTGGAACCTTGAGGATCCGGTGCTGGTGAGAGTGCATTCCGAGTGTCTCACAGGAGATTCGCTCGGCTCGCTGCGCTGTGACTGCGGCGCCCAGCTTAACTACGCACTTTCAGAGATCGGCAGAGCCGGACGCGGCGTTCTGGTTTACCTCCGTCAGGAAGGCCGCGGAATAGGCCTTTTGAACAAGATCAGGGCTTACTGCCTGCAGGATAAAGGGATGGATACTGTGCAAGCCAATCTGGAGCTCGGTTTCAAAGCAGATGGCCGCGATTATGGTACAGGAGCACAGATTCTGAGGAGTCTCTGCGTGCATAAACTGCGCCTGCTGACCAATAATCCCAGGAAGATCGTAGGTCTCAAGGCTTACGGCCTGGAAATTGTGGAAACACTCCCCATCAAAGTCGGTGAGAGCAAGTTCAACCGGGAATACCTCAAAACAAAAAAAGAAAAACTGGGACATTATTTATAA
- a CDS encoding FAD-dependent oxidoreductase, whose amino-acid sequence MSEHFTPLSFERLLAWVLSELNQKRTVFGIPEELFFKPSAEDCFSGTRYGKLLETPIGVAAGPHTQMAQNIIAAWLCGARYIELKTVQTLDELKVTKPCIDAEDEGYNCEWSQELKLEQSFEEYLKAWVIIHILKHRLGQKKQELGAIFNMSVGYNLEGIKKKNVQEFISRMTSAGDFLKNYLQIARKHYPAVRNLLIPDKISDSITLSTMHGCPPSEIEKIASYLLSQMGIHTTIKFNPTLLGAEMLRWALNEKLGFTTVVPDEAFCHDPKFEDALQIIRNLKAVSKKCGREFNIKLTNTLESLNLRNVFPAHEKMNYMSGRALHPLDAILAAQLIDEFKGEIELSFSGGADAFNLPELVACNIRPITVCTDILKPGGYGRLSQYLEKLDKAMKSFKAPDFDSFVVAKCLNDQQSSRVAIELLSRELKKSLARKLTAGLTKQPELGGTILKAVSKIFPELNLEDRKSLGILTVRQCSRVNATAYMDEALEDERYNHSSQAGISIKGERELSAFDCIYAPCTEKCCTGQKAPDYMFSVAGRKYPEAMQVILTDNPLPGIAGRVCDHLCQTRCLRGQYDRPMQIREIKRFVTDTVKTKPVKMERDSRKIAVIGAGPGGLSCASVLAAHGLGVTVFEANRKPGGMAAFTIPSFRLSAGKIAEDIQRIEKMGVEFRYGVRVGTDISLAQIRKHHDAVFIATGAWSGVKLGIPGEESSGVIDALEFLGNLRNGKMMELGKKVGIVGGGNSAVDVARAAWRIKGVSEVYLIYRRTEHEMPADRDEIRELKEEGIRLLELTAPVKISVKAGKMKSLVCQRMKLGEPDESGRRKPVPMKGSEFEIRLDTLIPAIGQQTVTGFADKSGLKLDKKGLIIADPVSLETNLSGVYAGGDAVRGPATLIAAVGDGKKAALKILGLITRGSLIDKGLSYSELICRKSHRVYPEALKEIPVEKRRNFKEGTLTLDEDKAMAEAARCLYCDQLCSICATVCPNRANLTYEVSPFKVDWKTGDIELKLEVVQGYQVLNVHDFCNECGNCRTFCPSSGAPYKDKPRLYLDRKAFDSDKDDCLHFDKTSGKLLSKHAKKKYSILKKGKSFLFEGSSTCEIGPDLSLKKVTGKQSREDLELCFKLLVIYKGITESAGYLF is encoded by the coding sequence CCAGACCCTGGATGAGCTCAAAGTGACCAAGCCCTGCATTGACGCGGAGGATGAAGGATACAACTGCGAGTGGTCTCAGGAACTGAAGCTCGAACAATCCTTTGAAGAGTATCTGAAAGCCTGGGTCATCATCCATATCCTGAAGCACAGGCTGGGGCAGAAAAAGCAGGAACTCGGTGCTATCTTCAACATGAGTGTGGGATACAATCTGGAAGGGATCAAGAAAAAAAACGTGCAGGAATTCATCTCCAGGATGACCTCTGCCGGTGATTTTTTGAAAAACTATCTCCAGATTGCCCGGAAGCATTATCCTGCTGTCCGCAATCTCCTGATTCCTGATAAAATCTCCGACAGCATCACACTTTCCACCATGCACGGCTGCCCGCCTTCTGAGATCGAGAAGATTGCTTCCTATCTGCTCTCTCAAATGGGAATCCACACCACCATCAAGTTCAATCCCACTTTGCTGGGAGCTGAAATGCTGCGCTGGGCGCTCAACGAGAAACTCGGCTTCACCACGGTCGTGCCTGATGAGGCTTTCTGCCATGACCCGAAATTCGAGGATGCGCTCCAAATCATCAGGAATCTTAAAGCTGTTTCGAAGAAATGCGGCCGGGAGTTCAACATCAAGCTGACCAACACACTGGAATCCCTCAATCTCAGGAATGTTTTCCCGGCCCATGAAAAAATGAACTATATGTCTGGACGAGCGCTGCATCCCCTGGATGCAATTCTGGCTGCCCAGCTGATCGATGAATTCAAGGGAGAGATCGAGCTGTCATTTTCAGGCGGGGCCGATGCTTTCAATCTGCCTGAACTCGTTGCCTGCAACATCCGGCCGATCACTGTCTGCACCGACATCCTGAAACCAGGCGGCTACGGCAGGCTCAGTCAGTATCTGGAAAAGCTCGACAAAGCCATGAAATCATTCAAAGCCCCTGATTTCGACTCTTTCGTCGTGGCAAAATGCTTGAATGATCAGCAGAGTTCCAGAGTCGCGATCGAGCTGCTCTCCCGGGAACTGAAAAAATCACTTGCCAGGAAGCTGACCGCAGGGTTGACAAAACAACCGGAACTGGGTGGAACGATTCTGAAAGCAGTGTCAAAAATATTCCCTGAGCTCAACCTGGAAGACAGGAAATCCCTGGGGATTCTGACTGTCAGGCAATGCAGCCGGGTGAACGCCACCGCTTACATGGACGAAGCGCTTGAAGATGAACGTTATAATCATTCCAGCCAGGCCGGGATCTCGATCAAAGGGGAGCGCGAGCTTTCCGCATTCGACTGTATTTACGCACCCTGCACTGAGAAATGCTGTACAGGGCAGAAAGCCCCTGATTACATGTTCAGCGTGGCAGGCCGGAAATATCCTGAGGCAATGCAGGTGATCCTGACAGACAACCCTCTGCCCGGAATTGCCGGCCGCGTCTGCGACCATCTCTGCCAGACCAGGTGCCTGCGCGGGCAGTACGACAGACCGATGCAGATTAGGGAAATCAAGAGATTCGTGACCGACACTGTGAAAACAAAGCCGGTCAAAATGGAAAGAGATTCCAGGAAGATCGCGGTGATCGGCGCCGGTCCAGGCGGTTTGTCCTGTGCAAGTGTGCTGGCAGCGCACGGCCTGGGAGTGACTGTGTTTGAAGCGAACAGGAAGCCCGGCGGCATGGCCGCTTTTACGATACCTTCTTTCAGGCTTTCTGCCGGGAAAATTGCCGAAGATATCCAGCGGATCGAAAAAATGGGAGTGGAGTTCAGATACGGAGTCAGGGTTGGAACAGACATTTCGCTTGCCCAGATCCGGAAGCATCACGATGCCGTTTTCATCGCTACAGGTGCATGGAGCGGTGTGAAGCTGGGCATACCCGGCGAAGAATCGTCCGGCGTGATTGATGCGCTTGAGTTTCTCGGAAATCTGCGCAATGGGAAAATGATGGAACTGGGGAAAAAAGTTGGAATTGTGGGAGGCGGAAATTCGGCTGTGGATGTGGCGAGAGCTGCCTGGAGAATCAAAGGAGTTTCAGAAGTTTATCTTATTTATCGGCGAACTGAGCATGAAATGCCTGCAGACCGCGATGAGATCAGGGAGTTGAAGGAAGAAGGCATCCGGCTCCTGGAACTGACAGCCCCGGTCAAAATATCAGTAAAAGCTGGGAAAATGAAATCCCTGGTCTGCCAGCGCATGAAACTCGGCGAACCTGACGAATCGGGCCGCAGAAAGCCTGTGCCTATGAAAGGATCTGAATTCGAGATCAGGCTCGATACACTGATCCCTGCCATCGGGCAGCAGACTGTGACCGGATTTGCGGACAAGTCAGGATTGAAGCTGGACAAAAAAGGCTTGATCATCGCTGATCCTGTAAGCCTGGAAACGAATCTGAGCGGAGTTTATGCCGGTGGCGACGCAGTGCGAGGACCTGCCACGCTGATCGCTGCGGTAGGTGACGGCAAAAAGGCCGCCCTGAAGATACTTGGACTTATCACCAGAGGAAGCCTGATCGACAAGGGGCTTTCCTATTCCGAACTGATCTGCCGCAAATCGCACCGCGTGTATCCTGAAGCTCTGAAGGAAATACCTGTGGAAAAGCGGCGGAATTTCAAGGAAGGCACTCTCACCCTGGACGAGGACAAGGCCATGGCTGAAGCGGCGCGCTGTCTATACTGCGACCAGCTCTGCAGCATCTGCGCCACTGTCTGCCCGAACCGCGCCAATCTGACTTACGAGGTTTCTCCGTTCAAGGTGGACTGGAAAACAGGGGACATCGAATTGAAACTTGAGGTAGTTCAGGGATATCAGGTGCTGAACGTGCATGATTTCTGCAACGAATGCGGCAACTGCCGGACTTTCTGTCCGAGTTCAGGTGCGCCTTACAAGGATAAGCCCAGACTTTACCTGGACCGCAAGGCCTTTGACTCAGATAAAGATGACTGCCTGCACTTTGACAAGACTTCAGGGAAGCTCCTCAGCAAGCATGCAAAGAAAAAGTACTCGATTTTGAAAAAAGGAAAGTCCTTCCTGTTTGAGGGTAGCTCAACCTGTGAAATCGGGCCTGACCTGTCGCTGAAGAAAGTCACCGGCAAACAGAGCAGGGAAGACTTGGAACTCTGTTTCAAGCTGCTGGTGATTTACAAGGGTATCACCGAGTCTGCAGGGTATTTGTTTTAA
- a CDS encoding HEAT repeat domain-containing protein, whose translation MTGFQNLSSADPAVRKAALDDLIKDKLVSETSRLELLKDLFTNDPDPEIRAAARKYFHLFSVETAIPDHPSASEIHAIQAQKIEENLSIVFETRSSSEKFQLLKQLIKARVKISREWLVRALDTEKDIFIIAALISLLGKNGDQLDGPVLFRFLQHQDSRVRANAIEALVALKAESAYPEIVPLLQDSDARVKSNAALVLSGIGLEAVLRILKDMIFSGKIHAIESAIYALGKMKSPLAKLLLRSAREKLAVLDVHRPD comes from the coding sequence ATGACAGGATTTCAGAATCTTTCCAGCGCTGATCCCGCAGTGCGAAAAGCCGCCCTGGATGATCTGATCAAAGATAAACTGGTATCCGAAACTTCCAGACTGGAACTTTTGAAGGACCTTTTTACGAACGACCCTGATCCTGAAATCAGAGCGGCAGCCAGAAAATACTTTCATCTCTTTTCCGTTGAGACTGCAATTCCCGATCATCCCTCAGCTTCAGAAATTCATGCGATCCAGGCCCAAAAAATTGAGGAGAATCTGTCGATTGTATTTGAAACCCGCAGCAGTTCCGAAAAATTCCAGCTTTTAAAACAACTGATCAAGGCCAGGGTGAAAATTTCCAGGGAATGGCTCGTCAGAGCTCTTGATACTGAGAAAGACATTTTCATCATCGCCGCTTTAATCAGTCTGCTGGGAAAAAACGGAGACCAGCTGGACGGCCCTGTACTTTTCAGATTTCTGCAGCATCAGGACTCGAGGGTCAGGGCAAATGCAATCGAAGCCCTGGTCGCACTAAAAGCAGAGAGCGCTTACCCGGAGATCGTGCCTCTGCTTCAGGACAGTGACGCCCGCGTCAAATCGAATGCCGCCCTGGTTCTTTCCGGCATCGGTCTTGAAGCAGTGCTGAGGATCTTGAAGGATATGATTTTTTCCGGGAAAATTCATGCCATTGAATCCGCAATCTATGCTTTGGGGAAAATGAAATCTCCGCTGGCCAAACTGCTGCTGCGGTCAGCCCGGGAAAAACTGGCGGTGCTCGATGTTCACAGGCCTGATTGA
- the ribE gene encoding 6,7-dimethyl-8-ribityllumazine synthase codes for MKIHEGHLNGKGLVIGIVLSRFNSLISEQLLSGCLDGLTRHGVAEAGIQVFKVPGAYEIPLIAKKLASSRKFDAVIALGAVIRGDTPHFDFIASEVSKGVAQASLETGVPITFGVLTTDTLEQALERAGVKSGNKGFEAAQSAIESANLLKCLPGK; via the coding sequence ATGAAAATTCACGAGGGACACCTGAACGGGAAAGGACTTGTCATCGGCATTGTGCTGTCCAGATTCAACAGCCTGATTTCAGAGCAGCTGCTCTCCGGCTGCCTGGATGGTCTAACCAGGCATGGTGTGGCTGAAGCCGGAATCCAGGTTTTCAAAGTACCAGGAGCATATGAAATCCCTCTGATCGCAAAAAAACTCGCGTCCAGCAGAAAATTTGATGCAGTGATCGCGCTGGGTGCAGTCATCCGCGGCGATACACCCCATTTCGACTTTATAGCTTCAGAAGTGAGCAAAGGTGTAGCCCAGGCTTCTCTGGAAACAGGTGTCCCGATCACGTTCGGCGTGCTTACCACGGACACGCTGGAACAGGCACTGGAACGGGCTGGAGTCAAATCAGGCAACAAGGGTTTCGAAGCCGCCCAGTCTGCCATCGAATCAGCCAATCTTCTGAAATGCCTTCCCGGAAAATAA
- a CDS encoding riboflavin synthase — MFTGLIEETGSVVSLKRKGGNLILQVAAGCSQEISRGDSVALEGVCLTVSGVVRNSLLFDLMPVTIQNTTLKKLKRGDYLNLERAVRADSRLGGHILSGHVDCVGKIIRLVKGRPGIIYTVSYPPEYSPLIVSKGSVAVAGISLTIQAKLTGCFEVSLIPVTLDKTTLKLRKPGDEINLEFRN; from the coding sequence ATGTTCACAGGCCTGATTGAAGAAACCGGCTCAGTGGTTTCACTGAAGCGCAAAGGTGGGAACCTGATTCTTCAAGTCGCAGCCGGCTGCAGCCAGGAAATCTCTCGCGGGGACTCAGTGGCTTTGGAGGGAGTCTGCCTGACAGTTTCCGGAGTCGTCCGGAATTCCCTTCTCTTTGATCTGATGCCAGTCACAATCCAGAACACCACCCTGAAAAAGCTGAAAAGGGGCGATTACCTCAATCTGGAACGCGCGGTGAGGGCTGATTCCCGTCTGGGCGGGCATATTTTATCCGGGCATGTGGATTGTGTGGGAAAAATCATTAGACTCGTCAAAGGACGACCGGGAATTATCTACACTGTCTCGTATCCACCGGAGTATTCTCCACTGATCGTTTCCAAGGGTTCTGTAGCTGTAGCAGGAATTTCACTCACCATCCAGGCGAAGCTGACAGGCTGTTTTGAGGTCAGCCTGATCCCGGTCACATTGGATAAAACCACCCTGAAACTGCGGAAACCAGGGGATGAGATCAATCTGGAGTTTCGCAATTAG
- a CDS encoding GatB/YqeY domain-containing protein: protein MIAATIKKQQLECLKAGQKDKCTFLSTLYSEIVMIGKNGGNRETTDQEALAVIRKFKKNADEILRVGNPAQKDAAVQEIEWLNSYLPSQMTETELREAIIGIAKTLQNPNVGAVMKELKTKHEGQFDGKTASGLVKMLLEQKQA from the coding sequence ATGATCGCAGCGACCATAAAAAAGCAGCAGCTTGAATGCCTTAAGGCAGGTCAGAAAGATAAGTGCACCTTCCTCTCCACTCTCTATTCTGAAATCGTGATGATAGGAAAAAACGGCGGCAATCGTGAAACGACCGACCAGGAAGCCCTGGCTGTAATCAGAAAATTCAAGAAAAACGCCGATGAAATTCTGCGGGTGGGTAATCCCGCTCAAAAAGATGCGGCAGTGCAGGAAATTGAATGGCTTAACTCATATCTTCCCAGCCAGATGACTGAAACCGAACTCAGGGAAGCGATCATCGGGATCGCTAAAACCCTCCAAAACCCCAATGTCGGAGCTGTGATGAAAGAGCTTAAAACAAAGCATGAAGGCCAGTTTGACGGTAAAACAGCCAGCGGACTGGTAAAAATGCTCCTGGAGCAGAAGCAGGCATGA
- a CDS encoding RluA family pseudouridine synthase — MTTPEMTFVYDGDSPRRVDLFLAGKIIDYSRNTLQGMIENGLVLVNTQPTKSHYRLKIGDLVTVKAPPDKTTRVLGENIPLDIIYEDQDLVVLNKKRGMVVHPATSHESGTLVNALVYHFKSHLSQGTEVRRPGIVHRLDMGTSGLLLVCKTDRMQLHLSRAFAARKIEKYYQAIVSGVFEVRQGRIEYPIKRESVNRKKMGISADGKSAVTLFTVKEAFPGFSLLDLQILTGRTHQIRVHLSHLGHPVLNDEMYGYRGEKLPLDGQALHAQRIIFEHPFLKKTLDLVAPLPADMTSILDKLRNP; from the coding sequence ATGACAACCCCGGAGATGACATTTGTATATGATGGAGACTCCCCGAGACGGGTGGATCTTTTTCTGGCGGGAAAAATCATCGACTATTCCCGCAATACGCTCCAGGGGATGATTGAAAATGGACTGGTGCTGGTCAACACTCAACCGACAAAAAGCCATTACAGGCTGAAAATCGGAGATCTGGTCACTGTGAAAGCACCACCAGACAAAACCACCCGCGTCCTGGGTGAAAACATCCCGCTCGACATCATTTACGAAGACCAGGATCTGGTTGTACTCAACAAAAAACGCGGCATGGTCGTGCATCCTGCCACTTCCCATGAATCCGGGACCCTCGTCAACGCTCTGGTTTATCATTTCAAGAGCCACCTGTCCCAGGGTACAGAAGTGCGCCGACCGGGAATCGTCCACAGGCTGGACATGGGAACATCAGGGCTGCTGCTGGTCTGCAAGACTGACCGGATGCAGCTTCATTTATCCAGAGCATTTGCTGCACGCAAAATTGAAAAGTATTATCAGGCCATTGTGTCAGGAGTGTTTGAAGTCAGGCAGGGCAGGATCGAATATCCCATCAAGAGAGAATCGGTCAACAGAAAAAAAATGGGCATCTCAGCAGACGGGAAGTCTGCAGTCACATTGTTTACAGTGAAAGAAGCTTTCCCCGGATTTTCACTGCTTGACCTTCAGATCCTGACTGGGAGGACTCATCAGATCAGGGTTCATCTCTCCCATCTCGGCCATCCGGTCCTTAATGATGAAATGTATGGATACAGGGGAGAAAAACTACCGCTCGACGGGCAGGCGCTGCATGCGCAGAGAATTATTTTTGAACATCCATTTTTAAAGAAAACCCTCGACCTGGTCGCCCCGCTTCCTGCGGATATGACTTCGATCCTGGATAAATTGAGGAACCCATGA
- the ord gene encoding 2,4-diaminopentanoate dehydrogenase → MHKIPGAYALTKKPVKVMQWGLGAMGSGMADLILKKKGMKLVAAYKKRPEGQGKDLCKVLNLTKKTGIIVGNDPIKEIRKHKPDVVIMAVCSGVKEGFDDIMSVIEEKVNLITIAEEMAYPWAYDEKLAAKLDKAALKNGVTVLGTGINPGFVLDSLVIMLSGACRRVDSIEASRINDLSPFGPTVMKSQGVGTTKKEFDSGIKDGSIVGHIGFPASICMIADAMGIELDEIKESREPIMSKTERKTKYVHVKPGMVAGCKHIGYGIRKGKKVITLIHPQQVLPEKEGIKTGDYIKINGDPNVNVANSPEYPGGIGTMAVTVNCIPFIGNARKGLISMLDMPVLRIAK, encoded by the coding sequence ATGCATAAGATTCCTGGCGCGTATGCGCTGACGAAGAAACCGGTGAAAGTCATGCAATGGGGGCTGGGGGCGATGGGCTCCGGAATGGCCGACCTGATCCTTAAAAAGAAGGGCATGAAACTCGTGGCTGCTTACAAGAAGAGACCTGAAGGACAGGGCAAGGACCTCTGCAAAGTGCTCAATTTGACTAAAAAAACCGGCATTATCGTGGGCAATGACCCGATCAAGGAGATCAGGAAGCACAAGCCGGATGTAGTAATAATGGCAGTCTGCTCCGGTGTGAAGGAAGGTTTTGACGACATCATGTCCGTAATTGAAGAGAAAGTCAATCTGATCACGATCGCTGAAGAAATGGCTTATCCCTGGGCATACGACGAGAAGCTCGCTGCCAAACTGGACAAGGCGGCTTTGAAAAACGGCGTCACAGTACTCGGCACAGGCATCAATCCCGGATTCGTGCTGGATTCCCTGGTCATCATGCTCAGCGGAGCCTGCAGACGCGTGGATTCGATTGAGGCCTCCAGGATCAACGACCTGTCCCCGTTCGGACCTACGGTGATGAAGAGCCAGGGCGTAGGAACCACCAAGAAAGAATTCGACAGCGGCATCAAGGATGGAAGCATAGTCGGGCACATTGGATTTCCGGCCTCCATCTGCATGATCGCAGACGCCATGGGCATCGAGCTTGACGAGATCAAGGAATCCAGGGAACCGATCATGTCCAAGACCGAACGCAAGACCAAATATGTGCACGTGAAGCCGGGAATGGTCGCCGGCTGCAAGCATATCGGTTACGGCATCCGCAAGGGAAAGAAAGTCATTACCCTGATTCATCCGCAGCAGGTGCTGCCTGAGAAGGAAGGGATAAAGACCGGCGATTACATCAAGATTAACGGCGACCCGAATGTGAATGTAGCCAATTCTCCTGAATATCCGGGTGGAATCGGTACGATGGCAGTCACAGTGAACTGCATCCCGTTCATCGGGAATGCCAGGAAGGGATTAATTTCGATGCTGGACATGCCGGTCCTGCGGATTGCCAAGTAA
- the ribD gene encoding bifunctional diaminohydroxyphosphoribosylaminopyrimidine deaminase/5-amino-6-(5-phosphoribosylamino)uracil reductase RibD, giving the protein MNSNCNSEDYIRRCILLAKKGAGCVSPNPMVGAVIVKNGRIVSEGWHHCFGGAHAEADAISKADPALLHDATIFVNLEPCSHQGKTPPCSLAIRNCGIKKVVYSVADPNPLTRGRSAAIFNTAGIEVETGILAKIALDLNRSFFTSIMLERPHVTLKLAQTIDGRIADFLGNSFWITGEGSRKLVHRERFRSDAVLVGINTVLSDNPRLNIRLHYKNKPLTRIVLDRTGRIPLEYKLVQSAGEAPLIIVGDRIDRNKALNLRKAGAEVLDLNPLQIGTMLAELYKSFRIGRLLVEGGSRVAGSFIREKLADELLIMTAPRLLGELGVNAIFTGQRIRITDSPQFILKKVRKSDSDIVARYYSRDLEAMLSALSGNLPN; this is encoded by the coding sequence ATGAACTCGAACTGCAATTCAGAGGATTACATCCGCCGCTGCATTCTGCTCGCCAAAAAGGGCGCAGGCTGCGTAAGCCCAAATCCTATGGTGGGGGCGGTCATTGTAAAAAACGGAAGAATCGTTTCCGAGGGCTGGCATCATTGCTTCGGAGGGGCGCACGCAGAAGCCGACGCCATTTCCAAGGCTGACCCGGCGCTGCTGCATGACGCCACGATTTTCGTGAATCTTGAGCCATGTTCTCATCAGGGGAAAACTCCTCCCTGCTCCCTCGCCATCAGGAATTGCGGGATAAAAAAAGTCGTTTACTCAGTCGCAGATCCCAACCCTCTCACCAGGGGCAGAAGCGCTGCGATTTTCAATACGGCAGGGATTGAAGTGGAAACCGGCATCCTGGCCAAAATTGCGCTTGACCTGAACAGGTCCTTCTTTACTTCCATCATGCTGGAAAGACCCCATGTGACCCTGAAGCTCGCCCAGACAATCGACGGCAGAATCGCCGACTTTCTCGGGAATTCATTCTGGATAACTGGGGAAGGGTCCAGAAAACTTGTACACCGGGAGCGGTTTCGTTCAGACGCTGTGCTGGTCGGGATCAACACAGTTCTCTCTGACAATCCCCGGCTCAACATCCGCCTGCATTATAAAAACAAACCTCTCACCAGGATCGTGCTGGACCGGACCGGCAGGATCCCTCTTGAATACAAGCTTGTACAGAGTGCGGGTGAAGCTCCTCTGATCATAGTAGGTGACAGAATCGACAGGAATAAGGCCCTGAATTTGAGAAAAGCCGGCGCAGAAGTGCTTGATCTGAATCCTCTGCAGATCGGGACCATGCTGGCCGAACTTTATAAATCTTTCCGGATCGGCAGACTGCTGGTTGAGGGCGGTTCACGAGTCGCAGGGAGTTTCATCAGGGAAAAGCTGGCAGATGAACTGCTGATCATGACAGCGCCCAGGCTGCTCGGGGAACTCGGCGTCAACGCCATTTTCACAGGCCAGAGGATCAGGATCACTGATTCCCCTCAATTCATTCTGAAAAAAGTCAGAAAATCAGATTCTGACATAGTAGCACGCTATTACAGCCGTGACCTGGAAGCAATGCTGTCTGCTCTGTCGGGCAATTTGCCAAACTAG